The window GCGGCCAGATGCTGCTGGCGGGTCCCGAGACGGCCGCGCCGGACGTGACGCTGGACCTGAACGCGAGCGGTTGGCACGCGATCACGCTGGGTGTGATGCCGCCGCCGGGTTACGAAGGCGCCCCATCGAAAGTGCTGGCGCGCCTGAGCGGCGATGCGACGCCGACGATGCTCACGGCGCAGCCGGCGCATCCCGAGATCGGGCACGACCTGCAACTCGTCGAGCTGTACTGGCGCACGGCCGATTTGACCGGCCAACAACTGGTGCTGGGGCAGCCGCAGTGGCAGACGGCGCCGGTGGATGCGGTGGGCGCCTGGCGGTCGGAGATCGTGCGTATTGCTTATGTCAAGCTGGTGCCACTGTCCGACGCCGAGGCCGCCGAGGCGCAAACCGAGCGCCAGCGCACTGACACCCGCACACTCTTCGCCCACCAGGACGCGCACGGACCGCACTACCTGTGGCGGTTGACGGATGCCGAGGGCATCCGGCGCGAGATCGAGCCCTATCGCCACACGGACTTCTCCCGCATGTATTGGGAGGCCGGCGAAGGCGACATCAGCTATTACTTCAGCAAATTCGCGCGCTGGTGCACGTTCGACGAGGCCGAGGACTTTGCGCGCGTGGGGGACCGGCTGCACGCCGAGAGCTGGCGGGAGTATCGCGAGCTGGGCGAGGACCCGCTCGATATCGCCATCGAGCACTGTCACGACGTCGGGTTGGAGATTCACGCATCCTACCGGGTCGCCGGATTCCTGTACCCGCCGCCGATGGACCACTTCAACGTGGGCGACTCGTTCGCCGCGGCGCATCCGGAATGGCGCGGGGTGGATCGCAACCGCCAGACGACGCCGCGCATCGCCTACTCCTACCCCGAGGTGCGGGCCTACATAGTTTCGCTGCTGCGCGAGATGGCCGAGCGGCCCATCGACGGGGTGTGCCTGCTCT of the Chloroflexota bacterium genome contains:
- a CDS encoding family 10 glycosylhydrolase, with the translated sequence MTDRIADRGLVNDPVYITDLSAVEPADAVGPVPAFHRWRAMSYTAGDLSGQMLLAGPETAAPDVTLDLNASGWHAITLGVMPPPGYEGAPSKVLARLSGDATPTMLTAQPAHPEIGHDLQLVELYWRTADLTGQQLVLGQPQWQTAPVDAVGAWRSEIVRIAYVKLVPLSDAEAAEAQTERQRTDTRTLFAHQDAHGPHYLWRLTDAEGIRREIEPYRHTDFSRMYWEAGEGDISYYFSKFARWCTFDEAEDFARVGDRLHAESWREYRELGEDPLDIAIEHCHDVGLEIHASYRVAGFLYPPPMDHFNVGDSFAAAHPEWRGVDRNRQTTPRIAYSYPEVRAYIVSLLREMAERPIDGVCLLYNRRLPLVEYEPPVVAAFQEEYGLDPHALPADDERWLRFRARELTQFMREVRQAMDEMGAVHGKRLGVSAVVVSSEQENLQNAIDLGAWVEEGIVDTLIPFTSVPMGESREESWEDPADLAYFVDLVRGTDCVLAPGMLPRHRPPEDVRRQAAGIYGAGADHLFFWDSAGGSGRANFGAMWNALRRLGHRDEIEAWRAAGEPSLQPTAQNVDVLDDWDLSYTTPG